One window from the genome of Leuconostoc suionicum encodes:
- a CDS encoding metal ABC transporter solute-binding protein has translation MKKIIIALSAIVVIVIGVALFKGNSSSSSNQKITIVASTDFYAEIAKTVVGKHGTATAIIKDANVSPEDYEPTTTVAKKVSAADIVLANGLGYDAWLNKLAKTSKNTKLIRVGEDVLNKKAGVNPHLWNDPETMSKTANYLATELGKKDPKNRDYYKKNAKKYIASLKPVNDLITKISKKAKGQTVAQTEPVFEYMLDALGYKIMDTDFSEAIEEGNDPSPATLAALKSAITNHKIAFFVNNTQTSSSTVSNLIDLAKKNDIPVVNVTETIPNGENYVSWKLKELKEIEKVTQ, from the coding sequence ATGAAAAAAATAATTATAGCACTCTCTGCCATTGTCGTCATCGTCATTGGTGTTGCCTTATTCAAAGGCAATTCCTCGTCGTCATCTAATCAAAAAATAACAATTGTTGCTTCAACAGACTTCTACGCCGAAATTGCCAAAACAGTAGTTGGCAAGCATGGCACAGCTACTGCTATTATCAAAGACGCTAATGTTTCTCCTGAAGATTATGAACCAACAACAACTGTTGCCAAAAAAGTCAGTGCTGCTGATATCGTTCTTGCTAACGGTTTAGGATATGACGCATGGCTAAATAAGCTTGCCAAAACTTCTAAAAATACAAAACTTATTCGTGTCGGCGAAGATGTTTTAAATAAAAAAGCAGGCGTCAACCCGCACTTGTGGAATGATCCTGAAACGATGAGTAAAACAGCAAATTATCTAGCAACTGAGCTTGGTAAAAAAGATCCTAAAAATCGCGATTATTACAAAAAGAACGCCAAAAAATACATCGCTAGCCTGAAACCTGTGAATGATTTAATCACAAAAATATCCAAAAAGGCTAAGGGCCAAACCGTTGCCCAAACTGAACCTGTTTTTGAATATATGCTAGATGCCTTGGGATACAAAATAATGGATACAGATTTCTCTGAAGCAATTGAGGAAGGTAATGATCCTTCACCCGCAACATTAGCTGCACTTAAATCAGCAATTACAAACCATAAAATTGCTTTCTTTGTTAATAATACTCAGACATCAAGTTCAACTGTCTCTAACTTAATCGATTTAGCAAAGAAAAATGATATCCCCGTTGTTAATGTAACTGAAACCATTCCAAACGGTGAAAATTATGTTAGTTGGAAGTTAAAAGAACTGAAAGAAATCGAAAAAGTTACGCAATAA
- the ubiE gene encoding bifunctional demethylmenaquinone methyltransferase/2-methoxy-6-polyprenyl-1,4-benzoquinol methylase UbiE encodes MTLSPKNTDVKSLFNTIAPEYDKMNNIISLGSHKKWRQKVMDKMIFPEKAQIIDLATGTADWAIALAENSDSDSEIIGLDFSESMLAVGQTKVDISDYSEKITLEQGDVMDLEFPDNSFDIVTIGFGLRNLPDPKQGIKEMYRILKPGGQLVILETSQPDSPLVKPFWQLYFGHVMPLFGRVFAKEKYQEYKYLDETTEHFMDYMTLGRLLLKSGFKKVRISRFNLGAAAAHYATK; translated from the coding sequence ATGACACTATCTCCAAAAAATACAGATGTAAAATCCCTGTTTAATACTATTGCACCAGAATATGACAAAATGAATAACATTATCAGCCTGGGATCGCACAAAAAGTGGCGTCAGAAGGTTATGGATAAGATGATATTTCCAGAAAAAGCACAAATAATTGATTTGGCGACGGGAACTGCTGATTGGGCAATTGCCTTGGCAGAAAATAGTGATTCTGATTCTGAAATCATCGGCTTAGACTTCAGTGAATCAATGCTTGCGGTTGGGCAAACAAAGGTTGATATAAGTGACTATTCGGAAAAAATCACACTTGAGCAGGGAGACGTGATGGATTTAGAGTTTCCTGATAACAGTTTTGATATTGTGACCATTGGTTTTGGACTACGTAATTTACCTGATCCAAAACAAGGAATCAAAGAAATGTATCGCATTTTAAAGCCAGGCGGACAGCTTGTCATTTTAGAAACATCGCAACCGGATAGTCCCCTTGTTAAACCATTTTGGCAGTTATATTTCGGTCATGTCATGCCATTATTTGGGCGTGTTTTTGCTAAAGAAAAGTATCAGGAATACAAATATCTTGATGAAACAACAGAACATTTTATGGACTATATGACGCTTGGGCGATTGTTGCTAAAGTCGGGCTTCAAAAAAGTTAGAATTTCTCGTTTTAATTTGGGTGCGGCGGCGGCACACTATGCGACAAAGTAG
- a CDS encoding o-succinylbenzoate--CoA ligase, protein MENWLTKRARLTPNRVAVQYQDKQLTFQEVAEQAHGMAEKIAVVTENDTRVALITHNTLTGYLAIMALQQLGKTIVFINWRLSVNEINFQLSDANVNTILTDDSYTNILKVEKQLKLSELSTRKKVNPVTTFDDSFVTSIMYTSGTTGQPKGVMQTYQNHFYSAMGSALNLELRADDSWLAVVPIFHISGFSIIMRGLIYGMSVVLQRNFDAHQINELLVHQNITTISVVPVMLKQLLADLPKDVNYNKQFRAMLLGGGPTDSVTLHQAQAHHIPVIQSYGMTETASQVVALDAEYAHQKIGSVGKPLFPVRLKIADHTGKPQQQGNIWIQSPTLTIGYLNQPDKLEEQMIDGWFNTEDYGYVDSDGFLFVQGREGDMINSGGENIFPNEVEDIYADYPGISKVVVVGVPDEQWGSVPVAIVQGDNLRREDLIQFGKNRIAHYKVPKHFYLADYWHTTASGKTQRKPFLSELERLKELK, encoded by the coding sequence ATGGAAAACTGGCTTACAAAACGTGCACGGCTTACGCCGAATCGGGTCGCCGTACAGTATCAAGATAAACAACTGACTTTTCAAGAAGTAGCAGAGCAAGCACATGGTATGGCTGAAAAAATTGCTGTGGTTACAGAGAATGATACTCGGGTAGCGTTAATTACGCATAATACGCTTACCGGTTATTTAGCCATTATGGCATTGCAACAACTTGGTAAAACAATTGTTTTTATTAACTGGCGATTGTCTGTTAATGAAATTAATTTTCAGCTATCAGATGCTAATGTGAATACTATTTTAACTGATGATAGTTACACGAATATTTTAAAAGTGGAGAAGCAGTTAAAACTGAGCGAACTGTCAACGCGAAAAAAAGTAAATCCAGTTACGACTTTTGATGATTCTTTTGTGACGAGTATTATGTATACTTCTGGAACAACAGGTCAACCCAAAGGCGTTATGCAAACATATCAAAACCATTTTTACTCGGCAATGGGTAGTGCATTGAATCTGGAATTACGAGCTGATGATAGTTGGCTTGCTGTTGTACCTATTTTTCATATTAGTGGTTTTTCAATTATTATGCGTGGACTAATTTATGGCATGAGCGTAGTGTTACAACGTAACTTTGATGCTCATCAAATTAACGAATTGTTGGTGCATCAGAATATTACTACTATCTCAGTAGTACCGGTAATGTTAAAGCAGTTATTAGCTGATTTGCCTAAGGATGTAAATTATAATAAGCAGTTTCGAGCCATGCTTCTTGGTGGTGGGCCAACAGATTCTGTGACACTTCATCAGGCCCAAGCTCATCACATTCCAGTAATCCAGTCGTATGGAATGACTGAAACAGCCTCACAGGTGGTGGCACTGGATGCCGAGTATGCTCATCAAAAAATAGGATCTGTAGGTAAACCACTATTTCCAGTTCGTTTAAAAATTGCTGACCACACAGGAAAACCTCAACAACAAGGGAATATTTGGATTCAATCACCAACTCTAACAATTGGTTATTTAAATCAACCTGATAAACTAGAAGAACAAATGATAGATGGTTGGTTTAATACAGAAGATTATGGTTATGTGGATTCTGATGGGTTCTTATTTGTTCAAGGTCGTGAAGGGGATATGATCAATTCAGGCGGCGAAAATATTTTCCCAAATGAAGTTGAAGATATATATGCAGATTATCCAGGCATAAGTAAAGTTGTCGTTGTCGGTGTTCCAGATGAACAATGGGGTTCGGTTCCAGTAGCTATTGTTCAAGGAGATAACTTGCGGCGTGAAGACTTAATTCAATTTGGAAAAAATCGCATTGCGCATTATAAAGTACCAAAACACTTTTACCTTGCAGATTACTGGCATACGACGGCTAGTGGCAAGACACAACGAAAGCCTTTCTTATCCGAACTCGAAAGATTAAAGGAACTAAAATGA
- a CDS encoding GNAT family N-acetyltransferase, with protein sequence MIKIVNVTKKDGQYWHDVYLNAFPEYERLPFSQLQQIANEQEAVRLAMIVDDDNPVGILLLVEISNQKAFVLYFAVDANIRGKGIGSRTITALKEEYPGGIVLESEIIGQQADNEAQRVKRYEFYQRNGVTDSGFLTKNMGGTFHLLRSTELISDIEYVKAISILGVEAEVEKLVE encoded by the coding sequence ATGATAAAAATTGTCAACGTAACAAAAAAAGATGGACAATACTGGCATGATGTCTATCTCAATGCATTTCCAGAGTATGAACGTCTACCATTTTCACAATTACAACAAATTGCCAATGAACAAGAAGCAGTTCGATTGGCAATGATTGTGGATGACGATAATCCTGTAGGAATTTTGTTATTAGTTGAAATATCAAATCAGAAAGCATTTGTACTTTATTTTGCTGTAGATGCTAATATACGTGGCAAAGGGATTGGTAGTAGAACGATTACAGCACTGAAGGAGGAATATCCTGGTGGTATCGTGTTAGAATCAGAAATTATTGGTCAACAGGCCGATAATGAAGCACAACGTGTCAAAAGATATGAGTTTTATCAACGTAATGGTGTTACTGATTCTGGCTTTTTAACAAAAAATATGGGTGGCACTTTTCATTTATTGCGTTCAACAGAACTCATTTCAGATATTGAATATGTTAAGGCTATTTCTATTTTGGGAGTTGAGGCAGAGGTAGAAAAATTGGTTGAGTAA
- a CDS encoding HoxN/HupN/NixA family nickel/cobalt transporter — MMLHTQKQATIQSDAMRYGAIIILFLVSGIILLMTSASQYPEMIAMAYLSFTMGLRHAFDVDHIAAIDNMTRKMLNDGKNTRGVGFSFSFGHSMVVVLMALTTVLFVEWAKHSMPIFEQIGGVLGTLIAATMLMMLAIVNSFILRDIWVKFTSMRNRSINENKTDEDVNSSRIYRLFLRLLGMIQHNWQVAIVGFLFGLGFDTATQIAVLATSATAANEGIPWYATLAFPLLFTAGMCLMDTIDGFFMSTTYHWVFSSPYRKVYYNLTITGISILAAGFIGFVDFIQSFAAMFGWNNGLTKWATALDFNQMGIILVGLFVVAWIIAITIWHVFHLAEKDKEQLI, encoded by the coding sequence ATGATGTTACATACTCAGAAACAAGCAACAATACAGTCGGATGCAATGCGCTATGGCGCAATAATCATTCTTTTTTTAGTTTCAGGAATCATATTATTAATGACAAGTGCTTCGCAATATCCTGAAATGATAGCTATGGCCTATTTATCATTTACGATGGGACTAAGGCATGCATTTGATGTAGACCACATTGCTGCGATTGATAATATGACGCGCAAAATGTTAAACGATGGCAAAAATACACGTGGTGTGGGATTCAGTTTCTCATTTGGTCATTCAATGGTTGTTGTGTTAATGGCCTTGACCACTGTTTTATTTGTGGAATGGGCAAAGCATTCTATGCCAATTTTTGAGCAAATTGGTGGTGTCCTAGGAACTTTGATTGCAGCCACTATGTTAATGATGTTGGCCATTGTGAATAGTTTTATTTTGCGTGATATTTGGGTTAAATTCACATCGATGCGCAACCGTAGTATCAACGAGAATAAAACAGATGAAGACGTTAATTCATCCAGAATATACCGTTTGTTTTTGAGATTATTAGGAATGATTCAGCATAATTGGCAAGTTGCTATAGTTGGCTTTTTGTTTGGGTTAGGTTTTGATACTGCGACACAAATTGCAGTTTTAGCAACGTCTGCTACCGCTGCCAATGAGGGTATTCCATGGTATGCAACGTTAGCCTTTCCTTTGTTGTTCACTGCTGGGATGTGTCTGATGGATACAATTGATGGATTCTTTATGAGTACAACCTACCATTGGGTATTTTCTTCGCCATATCGAAAAGTCTACTATAACTTGACGATTACCGGAATTTCGATATTAGCAGCCGGATTCATTGGTTTTGTTGATTTTATTCAGTCCTTTGCTGCAATGTTTGGCTGGAATAATGGTTTAACAAAATGGGCAACTGCGTTAGATTTTAATCAAATGGGTATCATCTTAGTTGGTTTGTTTGTTGTCGCTTGGATCATTGCGATTACCATTTGGCATGTATTTCATTTAGCAGAGAAAGATAAAGAGCAACTAATTTAA
- a CDS encoding DUF4097 family beta strand repeat-containing protein gives MKRSVKIGLSLIVIGAVLALIGFGFGGGSSSISWNNGLKVVDRKTQKEKMVQQSYTYDEVKNIDVSTSLPVRIITGDVKKTTVKVMTYQKLPELSYQQNHLKITDKQVGSVSQGNVNIEFNITGFSWNYGNHGYQDGILITVPQSQSLSSIQIDGQDDSDVSLSDVQADKITMQQVSDTDLTSIQVNHDLMIDGIEDGHLNNVTASTATIKSDDGDLTIQHTHIRDGLNIKLEDGDLNMHQNHINTGEIRTSDGDITLMNNQLSGQLTVTAQDGDISAMIGKSSVTAKTLDGDISAFNSHDDDQTSYTHKGATGAYVISTDSGDVTIKQ, from the coding sequence ATGAAACGAAGTGTTAAAATTGGATTAAGTTTGATAGTTATTGGCGCTGTGCTAGCTTTAATTGGATTTGGTTTTGGTGGCGGTTCCAGTTCTATTTCTTGGAATAATGGCCTTAAAGTTGTTGACCGCAAAACACAAAAAGAAAAGATGGTACAACAATCATATACTTATGACGAGGTGAAAAATATTGACGTGTCAACATCTTTACCTGTACGTATTATCACAGGGGATGTTAAGAAAACAACCGTTAAAGTAATGACGTATCAGAAACTACCCGAGTTGAGCTATCAGCAAAATCATTTGAAAATTACTGATAAACAAGTTGGCAGTGTATCTCAAGGGAATGTTAATATCGAATTTAATATTACTGGCTTTTCTTGGAATTACGGTAACCACGGATATCAAGATGGTATTTTAATTACAGTTCCGCAATCACAAAGTTTGTCTAGTATTCAAATTGACGGACAAGATGACAGCGATGTGAGTTTGTCAGATGTCCAAGCGGATAAAATAACAATGCAGCAAGTATCGGACACAGATTTGACTAGTATACAAGTTAATCATGATTTGATGATTGATGGCATCGAAGATGGACATTTAAACAATGTGACTGCATCAACAGCTACGATCAAAAGTGATGATGGTGATTTAACGATACAACACACACATATTCGTGATGGATTAAATATTAAACTAGAAGATGGTGACTTAAATATGCATCAGAATCATATTAATACTGGTGAAATACGCACATCAGATGGTGATATCACTTTAATGAATAACCAACTATCTGGTCAGCTTACAGTCACAGCACAAGATGGCGATATATCAGCAATGATTGGGAAAAGTAGTGTGACTGCTAAAACGCTTGACGGGGATATTTCTGCTTTCAATAGTCATGATGATGATCAGACAAGTTACACACATAAAGGGGCAACTGGAGCATACGTAATATCAACAGACAGCGGGGATGTGACAATTAAGCAGTAG
- a CDS encoding DUF1700 domain-containing protein has protein sequence MENYLAELEQLLHQLHHSDKEEAMNFYREYVMDADLVTYEQCISELGTPKQLSRKILADYSIKADEKSADDTTSKNPRSNIKLIWWIALALLASPLAFPIFIILVMLAAVFFAFLVAFIAVVIALSLTSILLVIIGVGVLLQSIWTGLYYIGWGLLILGIMLTVIPAGIGLLRWLIDKTAQLSKAIYRRFTDKKHMHREGK, from the coding sequence ATGGAGAATTATTTAGCTGAGTTAGAGCAACTACTACATCAGTTGCACCATTCAGATAAAGAGGAAGCGATGAATTTCTATCGAGAGTACGTGATGGACGCTGATTTAGTAACATATGAGCAATGCATTAGTGAATTAGGCACGCCAAAACAACTCTCACGAAAAATTTTAGCTGACTATTCAATTAAGGCAGATGAAAAATCAGCGGATGATACAACTAGTAAAAATCCACGGTCAAATATTAAGCTGATTTGGTGGATTGCATTAGCATTACTGGCGTCACCGTTAGCATTCCCTATATTCATTATCTTGGTCATGCTTGCTGCTGTATTTTTTGCATTCTTAGTGGCTTTTATTGCAGTTGTCATTGCACTGAGCCTGACAAGTATTTTATTAGTCATTATCGGAGTTGGTGTTTTGCTGCAATCAATCTGGACGGGGCTGTACTATATTGGTTGGGGTTTGCTCATATTGGGAATAATGTTGACAGTAATACCAGCTGGTATTGGTCTCTTGAGGTGGCTAATTGATAAAACAGCACAATTGAGCAAGGCAATTTATCGTCGCTTTACTGATAAAAAGCACATGCATCGGGAGGGTAAATAA
- a CDS encoding PadR family transcriptional regulator, with product MAIQMSSELLDGCVLAILDKEDYYGYALTQRVQGTISVSESTLYPVLRRLKNNQFVTTYDQPFQGRNRRYYQITTQGRDKLDSIRQDWIMFQANVDTLLKER from the coding sequence ATGGCAATTCAAATGAGTTCAGAATTATTAGACGGTTGCGTTTTAGCGATATTAGATAAAGAAGATTATTACGGTTATGCATTAACGCAAAGAGTGCAGGGCACAATTTCTGTTTCGGAATCGACATTGTATCCTGTATTACGGAGATTAAAAAATAATCAATTCGTTACAACGTATGATCAACCTTTTCAAGGCAGAAATCGACGTTACTATCAGATTACAACACAAGGTCGTGACAAATTGGATAGCATACGCCAAGATTGGATAATGTTCCAAGCAAACGTTGACACATTATTGAAGGAGAGATAA
- a CDS encoding L-threonylcarbamoyladenylate synthase has translation MTEATTTKIHWNGGIQGEAINILKENGGMIVSPTKVGYIIMTSDDKGLERKFAAKNRKRNKPGVVLCGSVEQVKELAQMTPEIEQMYQQHWNEDILLGCILPWKEDAKSKIPNDGTKDLMMDKRETSCFVIKFGTPSENIAKEMWEKYGKFSFASSANPSGKGNRGLVAGIGDQIENAADLIIEADDYVASIQPDKTLDTRYEQGVMVSMVDEAGKLIPEQNGAVGIQPAPIVIRKGLDVDKIMKIMSDIFSSWDYRHGFYY, from the coding sequence ATGACAGAAGCAACAACAACAAAGATTCATTGGAACGGTGGTATCCAAGGCGAAGCAATTAACATCTTGAAAGAAAATGGAGGTATGATTGTTAGCCCAACAAAAGTGGGCTACATTATCATGACTTCAGATGATAAAGGGTTGGAAAGAAAGTTTGCTGCCAAAAATCGTAAGCGTAACAAGCCTGGTGTTGTATTATGTGGTTCAGTAGAACAAGTTAAAGAATTAGCGCAAATGACACCTGAAATCGAACAAATGTATCAACAACATTGGAATGAGGATATTTTGTTGGGTTGCATCTTGCCATGGAAAGAAGACGCTAAGAGCAAGATACCAAATGACGGCACCAAAGATTTGATGATGGATAAACGTGAAACCAGTTGCTTTGTTATCAAGTTTGGCACACCAAGTGAAAATATCGCCAAAGAAATGTGGGAAAAGTATGGCAAGTTCTCATTTGCAAGTTCAGCTAATCCTTCTGGTAAGGGGAATCGTGGTTTGGTAGCTGGCATTGGTGACCAAATTGAAAATGCTGCTGATTTAATTATTGAGGCTGATGATTACGTGGCATCAATTCAACCTGATAAGACGCTAGACACGCGTTACGAACAAGGGGTAATGGTATCTATGGTTGATGAGGCAGGTAAACTCATTCCAGAGCAAAATGGTGCAGTTGGTATCCAACCAGCCCCAATTGTTATTCGTAAAGGATTAGATGTCGATAAAATCATGAAAATTATGAGTGATATTTTCTCGTCATGGGATTATCGTCACGGATTCTATTATTAA
- the leuD gene encoding 3-isopropylmalate dehydratase small subunit yields the protein MEAFVRETGRAVVIPNDNINTDIILPKQFLKNILKTGFGKDLFYDWRYNADGSLNESFELNKPEHEGASILITGNDFGSGSSREHAVWALTDYGFRAVIGGGFSDIFYMNSTKNGLLPIVLPEENRKILRNIQADENIQIDLPEQTVTYKNYVFHFDINSQWKEKFINGEDDIDNTMKYEKLIAAFEKQRPNFG from the coding sequence ATGGAAGCTTTTGTAAGAGAGACAGGCAGAGCTGTTGTTATTCCAAATGACAACATTAATACTGATATTATCTTGCCTAAACAGTTTTTGAAGAATATTTTGAAAACTGGATTTGGGAAAGATTTGTTTTATGACTGGCGTTATAATGCTGATGGTTCATTAAATGAATCATTTGAATTGAACAAGCCCGAGCATGAGGGCGCTTCAATTTTGATTACAGGCAATGACTTTGGATCAGGCTCATCACGAGAACACGCGGTATGGGCGTTAACGGATTATGGATTCAGGGCAGTAATTGGCGGCGGATTTTCAGATATTTTTTACATGAATTCAACCAAGAATGGCTTACTTCCAATTGTGTTGCCTGAAGAAAATCGGAAAATATTACGAAATATTCAAGCAGATGAAAATATTCAAATTGATTTACCCGAACAAACTGTGACTTATAAAAACTATGTTTTCCATTTTGATATTAATTCACAATGGAAAGAAAAATTTATCAATGGCGAAGATGATATTGATAACACGATGAAGTATGAAAAGCTAATCGCTGCGTTTGAAAAACAACGACCAAATTTTGGATAG
- the leuC gene encoding 3-isopropylmalate dehydratase large subunit: MSKTLFDKIWEKHVITGEVGEAQLIYVDLHLVHEVTSPQPFDGLRSTNRRVRRPDLTFATMDHNVPTKDIFNVQDQMSRLQMDTLVKNTKEFGVPLASIGDDKQGIVHVVGPERGLTQPAKVIVCGDSHTATHGAFGAIAFGIGTSEVEHVLATQTIWQVKPKTMGIKVTGELPKNTYAKDIIMGIIAKYGVSFGVGYAIEFYGETIEKLSMEARMTMCNMSIEAGSKTGMVQPDQTTFDYIEGREQAPKDFEAAKKYWSQFYTDSESDFDETLTFDVSNLKPMVTWGTNPGMATPIDQSLPEIKDDNDANAYEYIGLHPNMKPVDINLDYIFIGSCTNSRYEDLEIAANMMKGHHLAPNVTAWVVPGSRAIRNRAIKTGIAKIFEDAGCEWREPGCSACLAMNPDKIPAGKHVASTSNRNFIGRQGAGSRTHLASPAMVAAAGIAGHFVDITADEFV; encoded by the coding sequence ATGAGCAAAACACTATTTGACAAAATTTGGGAAAAACACGTCATTACTGGGGAAGTTGGTGAAGCTCAACTGATTTATGTGGATTTACATTTAGTACATGAGGTTACCTCACCACAGCCTTTCGATGGGTTGAGAAGTACAAATCGCCGCGTTAGGCGACCGGATTTAACCTTTGCAACAATGGATCATAACGTGCCGACTAAAGATATTTTTAATGTACAGGATCAAATGTCTCGATTACAGATGGACACGTTAGTTAAAAATACAAAAGAGTTTGGTGTGCCATTGGCATCAATTGGTGATGATAAGCAAGGGATTGTTCATGTTGTGGGACCGGAGCGAGGATTGACACAACCAGCTAAAGTGATTGTCTGTGGTGATTCTCATACAGCAACTCATGGTGCGTTTGGCGCAATTGCCTTTGGAATTGGGACTTCCGAAGTTGAGCATGTCTTGGCGACTCAAACGATTTGGCAAGTTAAACCAAAAACAATGGGAATTAAGGTAACAGGAGAGTTACCTAAAAATACATACGCAAAAGATATTATTATGGGCATTATTGCTAAATATGGTGTGTCATTTGGGGTTGGTTATGCAATTGAATTTTACGGTGAAACGATTGAGAAGTTATCAATGGAAGCTCGTATGACGATGTGCAATATGTCAATTGAGGCTGGTTCAAAAACAGGTATGGTACAACCAGATCAAACGACATTTGATTACATTGAGGGTCGTGAACAAGCACCCAAGGATTTTGAAGCTGCAAAAAAGTATTGGTCACAATTCTACACAGATAGTGAAAGTGACTTTGATGAGACGTTGACTTTTGATGTATCAAACTTGAAACCGATGGTGACATGGGGAACAAATCCAGGCATGGCTACACCTATTGATCAGTCTTTGCCAGAAATCAAGGATGATAATGATGCAAACGCTTATGAATATATTGGGTTGCATCCCAATATGAAGCCTGTTGACATTAATTTGGATTACATTTTCATCGGATCATGCACGAACAGCCGTTACGAAGATCTTGAAATTGCTGCGAATATGATGAAAGGGCATCATTTAGCACCCAACGTCACTGCGTGGGTTGTGCCTGGTAGTCGTGCCATTAGAAATCGTGCAATTAAAACAGGCATTGCTAAAATATTTGAGGACGCTGGGTGTGAATGGCGTGAACCAGGATGCTCAGCATGTTTGGCAATGAATCCAGACAAAATTCCGGCAGGAAAACACGTTGCTTCAACATCAAATAGAAACTTCATTGGACGCCAAGGTGCGGGATCAAGAACGCATTTGGCTTCTCCGGCTATGGTTGCTGCGGCAGGAATTGCTGGTCATTTTGTTGATATTACAGCAGATGAATTTGTATAG
- the leuB gene encoding 3-isopropylmalate dehydrogenase: MTSVKKIVVLKGDYIGPEIMTAGLSVLDAATRNEAFSYELIDAPFGGDGIDRAGDPLPQSTIDVSKQADAVLLSAIGGPKWDNAPRRPEQGLLEIRSKLNLFANIRPTKVTQAQIDRSPLKPEYVENTDFVIVRELTSGAYFGKPRKLEAHQAIDTMYYSEEEVTRIMHQGFKMAQKRNKHVTIVDKSNVLATSKFWRKIANEVGKSYPDVTIDYYYVDAMTMAIMSKPATFDVVIIPNLFGDILSDEAAQITGSIGQIPSMSVGESGPNLYEPIHGSAPDIAGQGIANPISMVNTVAMMLTESFDEKKIADKITAAVDYIIENHYVTPDMGGKMTTDEVTQKMVDYIKKYESADIK; this comes from the coding sequence ATGACATCAGTTAAAAAAATAGTAGTTTTAAAAGGCGATTATATTGGTCCGGAAATCATGACAGCCGGGTTATCAGTATTAGATGCTGCGACAAGGAATGAAGCATTTTCCTATGAACTTATAGATGCACCTTTTGGTGGTGATGGTATTGATCGAGCTGGCGATCCTTTACCCCAGTCGACTATTGATGTTTCAAAGCAAGCTGATGCGGTGCTACTTAGTGCAATTGGTGGACCGAAATGGGATAATGCGCCACGACGCCCAGAACAAGGGCTATTAGAAATTAGATCAAAACTTAATTTATTTGCTAATATACGGCCAACAAAAGTGACTCAAGCGCAAATTGACCGCTCACCATTGAAGCCAGAGTATGTTGAAAATACGGACTTTGTTATCGTTCGTGAACTGACCTCTGGTGCTTACTTTGGAAAGCCACGCAAGCTGGAAGCGCATCAAGCCATTGATACGATGTATTACAGCGAAGAAGAAGTGACTCGTATTATGCATCAAGGTTTTAAAATGGCGCAAAAGCGAAACAAGCATGTCACCATTGTTGATAAGTCAAATGTATTGGCTACATCAAAGTTTTGGCGAAAGATTGCGAATGAAGTTGGCAAAAGTTATCCGGATGTGACAATCGACTATTACTATGTTGACGCGATGACAATGGCTATTATGTCAAAACCAGCAACATTTGATGTTGTGATTATACCTAATTTGTTTGGGGACATTTTAAGTGATGAAGCAGCACAAATTACAGGTTCCATTGGACAAATACCTTCTATGTCAGTTGGTGAAAGTGGTCCTAATTTGTATGAGCCAATTCATGGCTCAGCGCCTGACATTGCTGGACAAGGCATAGCTAATCCCATTTCTATGGTAAATACGGTAGCTATGATGTTGACGGAAAGCTTTGATGAAAAAAAGATTGCAGACAAAATTACTGCAGCAGTAGATTACATTATTGAAAATCACTATGTGACGCCAGACATGGGTGGAAAAATGACGACCGATGAGGTCACGCAAAAAATGGTTGATTACATAAAAAAGTATGAATCGGCGGATATAAAATGA